The Bombus affinis isolate iyBomAffi1 chromosome 15, iyBomAffi1.2, whole genome shotgun sequence DNA segment AGTGTTAGCCATCTAAAGGTGGTCCTAAGTACACCATAGATACCTCTGTATTTCCATACACAGCAGATACAGATGGGTATAATCTTTTGTCTGGCAACCCTATGcatttaatttgttattaatataaaacaaattttccTATTAAACATCTATTGTTAGTTCAAAAGCAACATTATATAATACCTCTAAATGCCACTCCCAAAAATTCATAATTTCTTTCAAAAGATAATGTGTTATCATCACAATCTAATATTACTCTAATTCTTTCCCCAACCTGTTAATTATAAAGTTTAATACTTTAGACAATGTTCTCTCTTAGCTAAATAAAAGTTATGATGAACAAAATTCTACATACCTGGTATTTTGGAGCATTGTTAAGCAAAGGATAATTTCCTTGCACATTCCCATTATGTAACAGATGGTTGTCCACTAGATTCCATCCCCATGAGTGCTCATCAGAGCCAACTAATGCTACATATCCGTGACACAACAAAGGTGCTTCTCTCGTAGCTATACCTATTACTGCTACCGTCCCCAAAGGACCTTCCCAAATAACTTCCCAGGCATGACGTCCATGCCGGAAGCCAATTTTACCTCTACAGGCATCTGTGCTCTGAGCAACTGGATTCCTATAACTCAAGTAGTAAAGATTCAAGCACTCACTTAtcgcttatatatatataaacacacTTAACATCagaagtttacattttatgaccACATCTTTAAAAAActcatttttattagaaaaaccTGTTGCAGATTTTCGTGTGTTTCGTTAATCTTCgatgttaaagtatataaatgCAACTTTAATATGACGATTAACGAAATAACAGGGTTTAACGTTGTGTGTGGAAATTTGAGATCGAGATCGAGATCGGAACATAAATCACGAATTAACACGCGGTGATGACAGAATCCAAGGTTCTACCTGTGCATGGTAAATCCATTCGgtctaatatatatattacggGAGCAGTCATTGGGGTTCCACGCGTGATAAAATGCACGGAGCTTCGATTTGTATGTAGGTACCGATGACAATAAATCGGAACTGAGCGCCTCTTGGGCCAGTTTTCTGATGCAGTGCATTCTCCACGCGTCATTGTTCTCATCGTTTAGGAAACGGTTCCATCGTTTGCACACCAAAGAACAGTTTCTCAACGTGTGCAGATCTAAATAGGAAAATATCACTTCTAAAACATGATCAGATACTCGGAGTACTATATCGTCCATTTTGCCGGTTCTGATCGAGTAAACGAGCAAAACATACACGCGCAGGAACGCCGCGCGGCGTTTATCTATCAAACGTTGGAGTAATTTCTATGTGTATAACAAGCATAGAAAATACGTATACTAGAAAGGCATGCGTGATAACTATTTTAATTTAGGTTATGAGTTTCCATTCTTATATCTCATAGTCCATGGTTGTACCAGAAATGTTTTCTCAGCTTAAGTTATGTTAATTTAGTGTTATATTGTCTCTTTATTACGACTtttgtattaatttaatttcaaatggCGCATAATATTGGTTCTTTTATAAGCACTCCTGGCTTTTGTTCTGATTGTGGATCCATCCTACCGTTGTTAGGTGATAGAGGAAATGTAAAATGTTATGCTTGTAAAAGGGTTTGGGGTCCCGAAGGTacgtattatttttatattttcccaCATTTGTCTTATCTCACTGTGTGAgaatttgaattatttatttgtttatttacttAAAGAGTAATTGTAAAAAATTGTTGTTAAATGATAAATGATCTTCGAGGTTAGCTTTTGGAGATATGGCGATGTCGTACACTATTGAGTTTAATAAAAAGAATGTTTATGGTTCATCAAAAGAAAAGAATGATGCAATGGAAGAAGCAGAAGGCCCAATTGTTGAAAGAAAATGTCCTCAATGTCAAAATGATAAAATGTCATATGCTACATTGCAATTGAGATCAGCGGATGAAGGACAGACAGTATTTTACACATGCACCAAGTGCAAGTATGTATTTTTAAGTGTTATTAAGAAGCACGCTTTTTTCTTCTATGAAAAAAAGGAACTGTTTTAAGAAGATTTCATTTTCAGATTCAAAGAGACAGAGAATTCATAacagaaaattttattatacatttcaATTTTTACATTCAACACCACTTAATTAGTTGATTGGTAAATGATTATCAAAACATAAAACACTCTGTGTTAATAAAACATAGAGCTTTATTTATGATGCACTCAACAAATATCAATGAATCGGATTTATAATAATAGTAAGGAGAGAAATCACATAATAATTTTCGTAATAACGCTGAgttattgttatatttttccCCTAATTACGCATGGTTGGAAATTTCGTAATAATGTATCTTTTAATGGTATATATTCGATTACATATTTTGTACAATACATTGGAATAAAAGTTAACAATTAGTTTTAAGAAGTTCCTATTAATCCGTCTTTGAAACCATTACAGTGGTCCTTTTCATTATAAAATCCTGGTATTTTTTTTAAAGTCTGTTAGTACGTCGCTTACACTACGGGATAGATTTAAGTATTAACTATTAGTCAcaataatgttttatattatctttAATAGTAAAGAGAAATAGATGCGCGCTATCGTATATCGAAGAAATTTTAACAACCAGTCCAGCAACTTAATTATATACACAATTGAAGTCTTACACTACGAATAGTGTCGGAAAGGCTTCTTTATCCTAACATTGATAAAATCAACGGGAAAGAATTTATCTTTACGTTTAAATAATCTTGTTCAATTACGTTTAGTTACGCATTCTTATCGTTATAAAGCTATATGTTAAATATAAAGCAATATAATTATGGTCGaacataaaacatatataatattagcAACTTGAAATTGTTAATAGATACACAAAAAGCAAAATATAAAAACAAGTACGAAACAAATTATGTACCATCACCAAAAGTTTCTAagctacaaaaaagaaaagaaataaaaaggattAAACATCGTCAAAGGTATATCATGGAATACATATCCTTTTTTTAACATTCTTCCTTTCAGAAAGGAACATATTTAAATCGGATATTCATTCTTCTCTTCCATTAACATCCCTCAGAGAGTACGATTATACTTCTTTTCACATACGATTCTCACTTGCCTCGCATATAATGCTCGAAAAGAAACAGGAACATGTTTTAGAAATTCGTAATTAAACGTACGAATTCTCGTCTCGCTATATAATATTTCGTAACATCTGTTCgttaacaatataatatatctcACAGAAAAACACTTGTTTTACTCTCGAAATTCCCGAGTGATCGGCGATTATGTGACGCGTTGCATCCTTTCCGTTCGTTCCACGAAACTTACTTCCACAAGGATGTTTCACAAGATGCAGCGTTGGTTAGTTCATACGTTAGTTTATTTATTCGTAAGGGGCTATAAATTTATTCTCGAGTCCATTAGGCCTTCGACAATCGAAATCGACGATCGAGTCTCTCCAAAAAAATAGATTAAAAAAATTCTTCGGGTCGATTGTAAATTTCTCAACAATCAATGGTCACACTCGATTCAAACAATTTGCAAATATACTAATTAATGTCTATATTCGCGACTATATTTGATTTCGAATACGTGGCAAAATTCCTTCGTTATTA contains these protein-coding regions:
- the LOC126925058 gene encoding F-box/SPRY domain-containing protein 1 isoform X2, with product MDDIVLRVSDHVLEVIFSYLDLHTLRNCSLVCKRWNRFLNDENNDAWRMHCIRKLAQEALSSDLLSSVPTYKSKLRAFYHAWNPNDCSRNIYIRPNGFTMHRNPVAQSTDACRGKIGFRHGRHAWEVIWEGPLGTVAVIGIATREAPLLCHGYVALVGSDEHSWGWNLVDNHLLHNGNVQGNYPLLNNAPKYQVGERIRVILDCDDNTLSFERNYEFLGVAFRGLPDKRLYPSVSAVYGNTEVSMVYLGPPLDG
- the LOC126925058 gene encoding F-box/SPRY domain-containing protein 1 isoform X1, which codes for MDDIVLRVSDHVLEVIFSYLDLHTLRNCSLVCKRWNRFLNDENNDAWRMHCIRKLAQEALSSDLLSSVPTYKSKLRAFYHAWNPNDCSRNIYIRPNGFTMHSYRNPVAQSTDACRGKIGFRHGRHAWEVIWEGPLGTVAVIGIATREAPLLCHGYVALVGSDEHSWGWNLVDNHLLHNGNVQGNYPLLNNAPKYQVGERIRVILDCDDNTLSFERNYEFLGVAFRGLPDKRLYPSVSAVYGNTEVSMVYLGPPLDG
- the LOC126925062 gene encoding DNA-directed RNA polymerase I subunit RPA12; its protein translation is MAHNIGSFISTPGFCSDCGSILPLLGDRGNVKCYACKRVWGPEAFGDMAMSYTIEFNKKNVYGSSKEKNDAMEEAEGPIVERKCPQCQNDKMSYATLQLRSADEGQTVFYTCTKCKFKETENS